From the genome of Thermoplasmata archaeon:
AGTGATCAAGGAGGGCGCGAGAGCCTCCGAGGCGACGTTGCGGGAAGCGTGCGAATTCGCGCTCGCGTACAGCAAGGCGTGGTCGGCCGGCCTCGCGGCCGGGAGCGCGTACTGGGTCTTGCCGGAGCAGGTGTCGAAGCAAGCGGAGTCTGGCGAGTTCCTCCCTCGAGGCGCCTTCATGATCCGCGGGAAGCGGAACTATGTCCACGATCTCCCGGTGCGGCTCGCGGTCGGCGAGGTCGAGGTCGAAGGCCACCGCAAGGTCATGGGCGGTCCGGTCTCCGCGGTCGCCGCCCGCGCTACGCGGTACGTCGTGCTCGCCCCGGGCAAAGCGGACCGTGAGGCGGTCACGAAGCGGCTCGCCGCAGCCTTCGCCGTGCCGATCGAAGAAATCGCGCGGACGATGCCACCGGGCTCGGTCGAGATCGTCGAACGACATGGGCTCGAGGCGTGACGCGCGGCAAGCCTTTAGCCCTGGCCGACCATACCATGCCATCGGTTTTTGGTGGGGGTCATGTCTCGAGCCGACGCGTTGGTCGTCTCGCTGCCCGATGACGAGCGACCGACCCGATGGTACAACATCCTGGCGGACCTCCCGGAACCGCTCCCGCCTCCGAAGGATCCCGAGGAAGGGCCGTCCCGGATCAAGGCGCTTCCGGACCTGCTCCTCCGTGAGTGCCTCCGCCAGGAGAACTCGACGCAGCGGTGGATCGACATCCCGCAAGAGATTCAGGACCTGTACCGGCAGGCGGGTCGACCTCGCCCGCTGATCCGGGCCCGTCGGCTCGAGCAGCGCCTCGGCACGCCTGCGCGGCTATACTATAAGGCGGAGTTCTACAGCCCGACGGGGAGTCACAAGGTCAACACCGCCTTGGCGCAGGCGTGGTACGCGAAGGAAGAGGGGTACGAGCGTCTCACGACGGAAACCGGCGCGGGCCAGTGGGGAACCGCGCTCGCGTACGCCGCCAGCTTGGCCGGCCTCAAGACGACGATCTACTGGGTCCGCGCGGTCCACGACTGGAAGATCCAGCGTCGGCAGTTCATGAAGCTGTACGGCGCGACGGTCCACCCGTCCCCGAGCAAGGAGACGGCGGTCGGCCGGGCGCTCCTCGCGGACGACCCGCACCACCCCGGGGCCCTGGGCATCGCGGTGTCGGAAGGGCTCGAAGACGCGAGCGGCGACGACAAGGCGATCTACTGCCTCGGCTCCGTGCTGAACCACGTACTCCTGCATCAGACGATTATCGGCCTCGAGACACAGCGGCAATTCGAGCGCGCCGGCGAACACCCGGACGTCATGGTCTCGTGCCTCGGCGGCGGGTCGAACTTCGGCGGCTTCGCCCTGCCCTTCCTCGCGGAGGCGATCCGCGGAAAGGACATCCGGTTCATCGCGGCCCAGAGCGCCGCCGCCCCGAACCTCCAGGGCGAGTACCGATACGACTTCGCGGACCACGCGGAGATGACGCCGCTCCTGAAGATGTACACGCTCGGGCACCGGGCCGACATGAAACCGGTGCGCGGGGACGGGCTGCGGTACCACGGGTGCTCGCCGATCCTCTCTCTCCTCCGGCACCGCGGCCTCATCGACACGATCGCATACCCGACGGACGAACGGCACGTCTTCGAGCGCGCTCGGACGTTCGTCCAGACGGAAGGATTCCTGCCCGCTCCAGAGAGCGCGTACAGCATCGCGTGCGCGATCGACGAGGCGCTGAAATGCAAGGAATCGGGCGAGGCCAAGGTCATCGCCTTCAACGTGAGCGGACACGGCTTCATGGACATGGAAGGCTACGCGGACGTCCTCGGCCTCTGAGGCGGCCTCCGCACCGCCAGCATCGAG
Proteins encoded in this window:
- a CDS encoding TrpB-like pyridoxal phosphate-dependent enzyme, coding for MSRADALVVSLPDDERPTRWYNILADLPEPLPPPKDPEEGPSRIKALPDLLLRECLRQENSTQRWIDIPQEIQDLYRQAGRPRPLIRARRLEQRLGTPARLYYKAEFYSPTGSHKVNTALAQAWYAKEEGYERLTTETGAGQWGTALAYAASLAGLKTTIYWVRAVHDWKIQRRQFMKLYGATVHPSPSKETAVGRALLADDPHHPGALGIAVSEGLEDASGDDKAIYCLGSVLNHVLLHQTIIGLETQRQFERAGEHPDVMVSCLGGGSNFGGFALPFLAEAIRGKDIRFIAAQSAAAPNLQGEYRYDFADHAEMTPLLKMYTLGHRADMKPVRGDGLRYHGCSPILSLLRHRGLIDTIAYPTDERHVFERARTFVQTEGFLPAPESAYSIACAIDEALKCKESGEAKVIAFNVSGHGFMDMEGYADVLGL